From Nicotiana tabacum cultivar K326 chromosome 15, ASM71507v2, whole genome shotgun sequence, the proteins below share one genomic window:
- the LOC107778437 gene encoding uncharacterized protein LOC107778437: MSPPQSPNSTMSESRDQVRPLAPASHRIHVENEEGINSTFMSNMELAKKRRRKRCIKCCGCCGVTTIIVVVIIIILAFTVFKAKDPTIRMDSIRFTGLSSLTSSSNLQTNVNITVSADLSIKNPNAVSLKFSSATTSLMYDDRVIAEAFTPPGNAKARRTFQMTVNVTVMTEKLVGIPRLASDLVARELPLSMSTSIKGRVKIVVIKKSVGIRMNCSMVVDLQTQEVKNMDCKRKVSL, from the coding sequence ATGTCTCCACCTCAATCTCCAAATTCCACCATGTCTGAGTCTAGAGATCAAGTTCGCCCTTTGGCACCTGCATCCCACCGTATACACGTAGAAAACGAAGAAGGCATTAATTCCACGTTCATGTCCAATATGGAGTTAGCCAAAAAACGACGTCGTAAAAGATGCATTAAATGTTGCGGTTGTTGTGGAGTTACAACAATAATCGTAGTTGTAATCATCATAATTCTTGCATTCACCGTTTTTAAAGCGAAAGATCCTACGATAAGGATGGATTCAATCAGATTCACAGGCTTGAGTTCTCTCACTAGTAGTTCAAACCTTCAAACCAATGTCAACATAACAGTCTCTGCAGATCTCTCTATTAAAAATCCTAATGCGGTCTCGTTGAAGTTTAGCAGCGCAACTACTAGTTTGATGTACGATGATAGAGTCATCGCAGAAGCGTTTACGCCACCGGGGAATGCTAAGGCCCGACGGACTTTTCAAATGACCGTGAATGTCACGGTCATGACTGAGAAATTAGTGGGAATTCCGCGACTAGCGAGTGATTTGGTGGCAAGAGAATTGCCTTTGAGTATGTCAACAAGTATTAAGGGAAGAGTCAAGATTGTGGTGATTAAGAAGAGTGTTGGCATAAGAATGAATTGTAGTATGGTAGTTGATTTACAAACGCAGGAAGTTAAGAATATGGATTGCAAAAGGAAAGTTTCTCTCTAG
- the LOC107778433 gene encoding E4 SUMO-protein ligase PIAL2 isoform X1 — translation MAGTTVNSVPTAGVNVGVDGGANNRASSASYVNSFRISAVVDRLAMHVCAQPKIDPQEFVHLCLSLARGIDFAIANQEVPNKAQDLPLLVKQVCRRHCDSSMLAHVMVLVISVKNACHSGWFTEKDSEELRNLANELSSSFCSTLDFKTEPSSSLTIISTIMSRFYPRMKMGQIICFLEAKPGFGAFVNDFQITKNTNLSKGEKVRLFVAQIDNLENSLCLITPPQVNFLLNGMAVGWRSNVLMGSGPQLPTPVPQMLKFGTNLLQAVGQFNGNYIIAVAFMSEISTPVEATLPDYEQPPVSSIDPDSEIIEGPSRISLNCPISFKRIKTPVKGHSCKHLQCFDFDNYVDINSRRPSWRCPHCNQHVCFTDIRIDQDMDKVLKEVGEDVTDVMISSDGSWKAIMESDDHTEKSRDKIPDFTQDSPQRGSDGFSNTPADVMDLTDIDDEINPMATSETEDSKNFPSIPNIHSNGQNTTVVNNPSEINHTGGSDMADDFWSRMYMSSCGIGTSGSLSSLQNGSASEPSRTNLLQPPVLTDAISPALNPEGNALIPTSILECGLSSSDLMQLQQFQFGNSAISNEYGRFPSAVRHANRTPVAVQALPALPAQMQTLVPQRQQSAMNPLLHTGPSVATQGLPTVSLDGSNVRSDLERQRCFVPDLDLLQARMTSSALPQKVSAQRSLAPLQPSQQVVGHQTPNLRTPYPMSQSQGLTRQATLDRWEALKKGSSQGVTRTTGLAGGQHTRVVATQQTTQVVRPVQTPRAASPVLPGNSDGFRTPLAWDHRGNTGGTTPVTRTDSSGDSQLDPNWRPTGRMRGSLSGRAYSEALNQYILQPTQQAQAPRPSVPPNLSPQLQVFLANRGAHSTQPVNHPSTTPANAPDISGVLPDRSSGMQ, via the exons ATGGCCGGAACGACGGTGAACTCCGTACCGACGGCTGGCGTCAACGTTGGAGTTGATGGCGGAGCTAATAATAGGGCAAGCAGCGCATCGTACGTAAACTCGTTCCGCATCTCCGCCGTTGTTGATCGATTAGCTATGCACGTTTGTGCTCAGCCTAAAATTGACCCTCAGGAGTTCGTTCACCTTTGCCTCTCACTTGCTAG AGGCATTGATTTTGCCATTGCAAACCAGGAGGTTCCAAATAAAGCTCAAGATTTACCTCTACTGGTGAAACAG GTATGCAGACGCCATTGTGATTCCTCAATGCTAGCACATGTCATGGTCCTTGTGATCTCTGTTAAG AATGCTTGTCACAGCGGGTGGTTTACGGAGAAAGATTCTGAAGAACTTCGTAATCTTGCAAACGAG CTTTCTAGCAGCTTCTGCAGTACATTAGATTTTAAAACTGAACCAAGCAGTTCTCTGACAATTATCTCAACGATAATGTCAAG ATTTTATCCACGGATGAAAATGGGTCAGATAATTTGTTTCCTGGAAGCCAAG CCTGGATTTGGTGCCTTCGTGAATGATTTCCAAATAACGAAGAATACGAACCTTTCTAAAGGAGAGAAAGTA AGATTATTTGTTGCACAAATAGATAATCTGGAGAACTCACTATGTCTTATAACGCCTCCTCAAGTGAA CTTTCTCCTAAATGGGATGGCAGTGGGGTGGAGGAGTAATGTGTTAATG GGCTCTGGACCTCAGCTTCCAACTCCTGTACCCCAAATGCTTAAATTTGGAACAAATCTTCTTCAAGCTGTGGGCCAATTTAATG GAAATTATATCATAGCTGTTGCCTTCATGAGTGAGATCTCTACCCCTGTTGAGGCCACACTCCCTGATTATGAGCAGCCTCCTGTTTCTTCCATTGATCCAG ATTCTGAGATTATTGAGGGGCCATCAAGAATTTCTTTGAATTGCCCCATAAG CTTCAAACGTATTAAAACTCCAGTTAAAGGACATTCTTGCAAACATCTTCAG TGCTTTGATTTTGACAACTATGTCGACATAAATTCAAGGAGACCATCGTGGCGTTGTCCTCATTGTAATCAGCATGTGTGTTTCACTGATATTcgtatcgatcaagatatggacaAG GTTTTGAAAGAGGTCGGCGAGGATGTCACCGACGTCATGATCAGCTCAGATGGTTCATGGAAGGCAATCATGGAAAGTGATGACCATACTGAGAAATCCAGGGATAAAATTCCTGACTTTACTCAAGATAGCCCACAGCGAGGTTCTGATGGCTTTTCAAATACCCCCGCTGATGTTATGGATCTTACTGATATAGATGATGAAATAAATCCAATGGCTACCTCTGAAACTGAAGACAGTAAAAATTTCCCATCGATCCCTAATATTCACTCTAATGGTCAGAACACAACTGTTGTGAATAATCCAAGTGAAATCAATCATACAGGTGGTTCTGATATGGCAGACGATTTCTGGTCAAGAATGTATATGTCCTCGTGTGGAATAGGGACATCAGGTTCTTTGTCCAGTTTGCAGAATGGCAGTGCTTCTGAACCTTCTAGAACCAACTTGTTGCAACCACCTGTTTTGACAGATGCAATATCTCCCGCTCTCAATCCAGAAGGAAATGCTCTTATTCCAACCTCTATACTTGAGTGTGGACTATCTTCTTCTGATTTGATGCAGTTACAACAGTTTCAATTTGGAAATTCTGCAATCAGCAACGAATATGGAAGGTTTCCATCTGCAGTGAGGCATGCAAACAGAACTCCTGTTGCAGTTCAGGCTCTTCCAGCGCTTCCAGCCCAGATGCAGACTCTTGTTCCTCAGAGACAACAAAGCGCAATGAATCCCTTGCTCCATACTGGTCCTTCAGTAGCTACTCAGGGTTTGCCTACTGTTTCATTAGATGGTTCCAATGTAAGAAGTGACTTGGAGAGACAGCGGTGTTTCGTTCCCGACTTGGATCTGCTTCAGGCACGCATGACTTCGTCAGCACTACCACAGAAGGTGAGTGCACAG CGTTCTCTTGCTCCTCTTCAACCATCTCAACAGGTTGTTGGCCATCAAACTCCGAACTTGAGAACACCCTACCCGATGAGCCAGTCTCAAGGTTTGACCCGACAAGCTACTTTGGATAGATGGGAAGCACTGAAGAAAGGAAGTTCACAAGGTGTTACTCGGACAACAGGTCTTGCTGGCGGACAACACACCCGAGTTGTCGCTACTCAGCAAACCACACAGGTGGTGAGGCCTGTCCAGACTCCTAGAGCTGCATCTCCAGTACTCCCTGGAAATTCTGACGGGTTTAGGACACCATTGGCCTGGGACCACAGGGGAAATACAGGAGGCACAACACCAGTCACAAGGACAGATAGTTCCGGGGATTCCCAGCTAGATCCTAACTGGCGCCCTACAGGCCGTATGCGTGGAAGCCTCTCAGGACGAGCTTATTCTGAAGCACTGAATCAGTACATACTTCAGCCAACACAACAAGCTCAAGCTCCCAGACCATCTGTCCCACCTAATCTTTCGCCTCAACTGCAAGTCTTTTTGGCTAATAGAGGCGCTCATAGTACCCAGCCTGTAAATCATCCATCCACAACACCAGCCAATGCACCAGATATCTCAGGCGTTTTACCTGATCGTTCTTCGGGAATGCAGTAG
- the LOC107778433 gene encoding E4 SUMO-protein ligase PIAL2 isoform X2, translating to MAGTTVNSVPTAGVNVGVDGGANNRASSASYVNSFRISAVVDRLAMHVCAQPKIDPQEFVHLCLSLARGIDFAIANQEVPNKAQDLPLLVKQVCRRHCDSSMLAHVMVLVISVKNACHSGWFTEKDSEELRNLANELSSSFCSTLDFKTEPSSSLTIISTIMSRFYPRMKMGQIICFLEAKPGFGAFVNDFQITKNTNLSKGEKVRLFVAQIDNLENSLCLITPPQVNFLLNGMAVGWRSNVLMGSGPQLPTPVPQMLKFGTNLLQAVGQFNGNYIIAVAFMSEISTPVEATLPDYEQPPVSSIDPDSEIIEGPSRISLNCPISFKRIKTPVKGHSCKHLQCFDFDNYVDINSRRPSWRCPHCNQHVCFTDIRIDQDMDKVLKEVGEDVTDVMISSDGSWKAIMESDDHTEKSRDKIPDFTQDSPQRGSDGFSNTPADVMDLTDIDDEINPMATSETEDSKNFPSIPNIHSNGQNTTVVNNPSEINHTGGSDMADDFWSRMYMSSCGIGTSGSLSSLQNGSASEPSRTNLLQPPVLTDAISPALNPEGNALIPTSILECGLSSSDLMQLQQFQFGNSAISNEYGRFPSAVRHANRTPVAVQALPALPAQMQTLVPQRQQSAMNPLLHTGPSVATQGLPTVSLDGSNVRSDLERQRCFVPDLDLLQARMTSSALPQKRSLAPLQPSQQVVGHQTPNLRTPYPMSQSQGLTRQATLDRWEALKKGSSQGVTRTTGLAGGQHTRVVATQQTTQVVRPVQTPRAASPVLPGNSDGFRTPLAWDHRGNTGGTTPVTRTDSSGDSQLDPNWRPTGRMRGSLSGRAYSEALNQYILQPTQQAQAPRPSVPPNLSPQLQVFLANRGAHSTQPVNHPSTTPANAPDISGVLPDRSSGMQ from the exons ATGGCCGGAACGACGGTGAACTCCGTACCGACGGCTGGCGTCAACGTTGGAGTTGATGGCGGAGCTAATAATAGGGCAAGCAGCGCATCGTACGTAAACTCGTTCCGCATCTCCGCCGTTGTTGATCGATTAGCTATGCACGTTTGTGCTCAGCCTAAAATTGACCCTCAGGAGTTCGTTCACCTTTGCCTCTCACTTGCTAG AGGCATTGATTTTGCCATTGCAAACCAGGAGGTTCCAAATAAAGCTCAAGATTTACCTCTACTGGTGAAACAG GTATGCAGACGCCATTGTGATTCCTCAATGCTAGCACATGTCATGGTCCTTGTGATCTCTGTTAAG AATGCTTGTCACAGCGGGTGGTTTACGGAGAAAGATTCTGAAGAACTTCGTAATCTTGCAAACGAG CTTTCTAGCAGCTTCTGCAGTACATTAGATTTTAAAACTGAACCAAGCAGTTCTCTGACAATTATCTCAACGATAATGTCAAG ATTTTATCCACGGATGAAAATGGGTCAGATAATTTGTTTCCTGGAAGCCAAG CCTGGATTTGGTGCCTTCGTGAATGATTTCCAAATAACGAAGAATACGAACCTTTCTAAAGGAGAGAAAGTA AGATTATTTGTTGCACAAATAGATAATCTGGAGAACTCACTATGTCTTATAACGCCTCCTCAAGTGAA CTTTCTCCTAAATGGGATGGCAGTGGGGTGGAGGAGTAATGTGTTAATG GGCTCTGGACCTCAGCTTCCAACTCCTGTACCCCAAATGCTTAAATTTGGAACAAATCTTCTTCAAGCTGTGGGCCAATTTAATG GAAATTATATCATAGCTGTTGCCTTCATGAGTGAGATCTCTACCCCTGTTGAGGCCACACTCCCTGATTATGAGCAGCCTCCTGTTTCTTCCATTGATCCAG ATTCTGAGATTATTGAGGGGCCATCAAGAATTTCTTTGAATTGCCCCATAAG CTTCAAACGTATTAAAACTCCAGTTAAAGGACATTCTTGCAAACATCTTCAG TGCTTTGATTTTGACAACTATGTCGACATAAATTCAAGGAGACCATCGTGGCGTTGTCCTCATTGTAATCAGCATGTGTGTTTCACTGATATTcgtatcgatcaagatatggacaAG GTTTTGAAAGAGGTCGGCGAGGATGTCACCGACGTCATGATCAGCTCAGATGGTTCATGGAAGGCAATCATGGAAAGTGATGACCATACTGAGAAATCCAGGGATAAAATTCCTGACTTTACTCAAGATAGCCCACAGCGAGGTTCTGATGGCTTTTCAAATACCCCCGCTGATGTTATGGATCTTACTGATATAGATGATGAAATAAATCCAATGGCTACCTCTGAAACTGAAGACAGTAAAAATTTCCCATCGATCCCTAATATTCACTCTAATGGTCAGAACACAACTGTTGTGAATAATCCAAGTGAAATCAATCATACAGGTGGTTCTGATATGGCAGACGATTTCTGGTCAAGAATGTATATGTCCTCGTGTGGAATAGGGACATCAGGTTCTTTGTCCAGTTTGCAGAATGGCAGTGCTTCTGAACCTTCTAGAACCAACTTGTTGCAACCACCTGTTTTGACAGATGCAATATCTCCCGCTCTCAATCCAGAAGGAAATGCTCTTATTCCAACCTCTATACTTGAGTGTGGACTATCTTCTTCTGATTTGATGCAGTTACAACAGTTTCAATTTGGAAATTCTGCAATCAGCAACGAATATGGAAGGTTTCCATCTGCAGTGAGGCATGCAAACAGAACTCCTGTTGCAGTTCAGGCTCTTCCAGCGCTTCCAGCCCAGATGCAGACTCTTGTTCCTCAGAGACAACAAAGCGCAATGAATCCCTTGCTCCATACTGGTCCTTCAGTAGCTACTCAGGGTTTGCCTACTGTTTCATTAGATGGTTCCAATGTAAGAAGTGACTTGGAGAGACAGCGGTGTTTCGTTCCCGACTTGGATCTGCTTCAGGCACGCATGACTTCGTCAGCACTACCACAGAAG CGTTCTCTTGCTCCTCTTCAACCATCTCAACAGGTTGTTGGCCATCAAACTCCGAACTTGAGAACACCCTACCCGATGAGCCAGTCTCAAGGTTTGACCCGACAAGCTACTTTGGATAGATGGGAAGCACTGAAGAAAGGAAGTTCACAAGGTGTTACTCGGACAACAGGTCTTGCTGGCGGACAACACACCCGAGTTGTCGCTACTCAGCAAACCACACAGGTGGTGAGGCCTGTCCAGACTCCTAGAGCTGCATCTCCAGTACTCCCTGGAAATTCTGACGGGTTTAGGACACCATTGGCCTGGGACCACAGGGGAAATACAGGAGGCACAACACCAGTCACAAGGACAGATAGTTCCGGGGATTCCCAGCTAGATCCTAACTGGCGCCCTACAGGCCGTATGCGTGGAAGCCTCTCAGGACGAGCTTATTCTGAAGCACTGAATCAGTACATACTTCAGCCAACACAACAAGCTCAAGCTCCCAGACCATCTGTCCCACCTAATCTTTCGCCTCAACTGCAAGTCTTTTTGGCTAATAGAGGCGCTCATAGTACCCAGCCTGTAAATCATCCATCCACAACACCAGCCAATGCACCAGATATCTCAGGCGTTTTACCTGATCGTTCTTCGGGAATGCAGTAG
- the LOC107778434 gene encoding E4 SUMO-protein ligase PIAL2-like isoform X1, which translates to MTVNSVPAAGVDVDVGVDRLAMHAFSQPKIDPQQFIQLCLSLARLQRLCTLQSQICRRHCDSSMLAHVMVLMISVKNACQSGWFTEKDTEELSNLANEISSSFCSTLDFKTEPSSSLTIISTIMSRFYPRLKMGQIICFLEAKPGFGAFVNDFQITKNTNLSKGEKARLFVAQIDNLETSLCLITPPQVNFLLNGTAVGKRNIELMDLGPQLPTPVSQMLKFGMNLLQAVGQFNGNYIIAVAYMSEISTSVEATLPDYEQPPVSSVDPDSEIIEGPSRISLNCPISFRRFKTPVKGNSCKHLQCFDFENYVDINSRRPSWRSL; encoded by the exons ATGACGGTGAACTCCGTACCGGCGGCCGGCGTCGACGTCGACGTCGGAGTTGATCGATTAGCAATGCACGCGTTTTCTCAGCCTAAAATCGACCCTCAGCAGTTCATTCAGCTTTGCCTCTCACTTGCTAG GTTGCAAAGATTATGTACTCTTCAATCCCAA ATATGCAGACGCCATTGTGATTCCTCAATGCTAGCACATGTCATGGTCCTTATGATTTCTGTCAAG AATGCTTGTCAGAGCGGGTGGTTTACAGAGAAAGATACCGAAGAACTTTCTAATCTTGCAAATGAG ATTTCTAGCAGCTTCTGCAGTACATTAGATTTTAAAACTGAACCAAGCAGTTCTCTGACAATTATTTCGACAATAATGTCAAG ATTTTATCCACGGCTGAAAATGGGTCAGATAATTTGTTTCCTCGAAGCCAAG CCTGGATTTGGTGCCTTCGTGAATGATTTCCAAATAACGAAGAATACAAATCTTTCTAAAGGAGAGAAAGCA AGATTATTTGTTGCACAAATAGATAATCTGGAGACCTCACTATGTCTTATAACGCCTCCTCAAGTGAA CTTTCTCCTAAATGGGACGGCAGTGGGAAAGAGGAATATTGAGTTAATG GACCTTGGACCTCAGCTTCCAACTCCTGTATCTCAAATGCTTAAATTTGGAATGAATCTTCTTCAAGCTGTGGGCCAATTTAACG GAAATTATATCATAGCTGTTGCCTACATGAGTGAGATCTCTACCTCTGTCGAGGCCACACTCCCTGATTATGAGCAGCCTCCTGTTTCTTCCGTTGATCCAG ATTCTGAGATTATTGAGGGGCCATCAAGAATTTCTCTGAATTGCCCCATAAG CTTCAGACGTTTTAAAACTCCAGTGAAAGGAAATTCCTGCAAACATCTTCAG TGTTTTGACTTTGAAAACTATGTCGACATAAATTCAAGGAGACCATCGTGGCGCTCATTGTAA
- the LOC107778434 gene encoding E4 SUMO-protein ligase PIAL2-like isoform X2, whose translation MTVNSVPAAGVDVDVGVDRLAMHAFSQPKIDPQQFIQLCLSLARRHCDSSMLAHVMVLMISVKNACQSGWFTEKDTEELSNLANEISSSFCSTLDFKTEPSSSLTIISTIMSRFYPRLKMGQIICFLEAKPGFGAFVNDFQITKNTNLSKGEKARLFVAQIDNLETSLCLITPPQVNFLLNGTAVGKRNIELMDLGPQLPTPVSQMLKFGMNLLQAVGQFNGNYIIAVAYMSEISTSVEATLPDYEQPPVSSVDPDSEIIEGPSRISLNCPISFRRFKTPVKGNSCKHLQCFDFENYVDINSRRPSWRSL comes from the exons ATGACGGTGAACTCCGTACCGGCGGCCGGCGTCGACGTCGACGTCGGAGTTGATCGATTAGCAATGCACGCGTTTTCTCAGCCTAAAATCGACCCTCAGCAGTTCATTCAGCTTTGCCTCTCACTTGCTAG ACGCCATTGTGATTCCTCAATGCTAGCACATGTCATGGTCCTTATGATTTCTGTCAAG AATGCTTGTCAGAGCGGGTGGTTTACAGAGAAAGATACCGAAGAACTTTCTAATCTTGCAAATGAG ATTTCTAGCAGCTTCTGCAGTACATTAGATTTTAAAACTGAACCAAGCAGTTCTCTGACAATTATTTCGACAATAATGTCAAG ATTTTATCCACGGCTGAAAATGGGTCAGATAATTTGTTTCCTCGAAGCCAAG CCTGGATTTGGTGCCTTCGTGAATGATTTCCAAATAACGAAGAATACAAATCTTTCTAAAGGAGAGAAAGCA AGATTATTTGTTGCACAAATAGATAATCTGGAGACCTCACTATGTCTTATAACGCCTCCTCAAGTGAA CTTTCTCCTAAATGGGACGGCAGTGGGAAAGAGGAATATTGAGTTAATG GACCTTGGACCTCAGCTTCCAACTCCTGTATCTCAAATGCTTAAATTTGGAATGAATCTTCTTCAAGCTGTGGGCCAATTTAACG GAAATTATATCATAGCTGTTGCCTACATGAGTGAGATCTCTACCTCTGTCGAGGCCACACTCCCTGATTATGAGCAGCCTCCTGTTTCTTCCGTTGATCCAG ATTCTGAGATTATTGAGGGGCCATCAAGAATTTCTCTGAATTGCCCCATAAG CTTCAGACGTTTTAAAACTCCAGTGAAAGGAAATTCCTGCAAACATCTTCAG TGTTTTGACTTTGAAAACTATGTCGACATAAATTCAAGGAGACCATCGTGGCGCTCATTGTAA
- the LOC107778434 gene encoding E4 SUMO-protein ligase PIAL2-like isoform X3, with protein sequence MLAHVMVLMISVKNACQSGWFTEKDTEELSNLANEISSSFCSTLDFKTEPSSSLTIISTIMSRFYPRLKMGQIICFLEAKPGFGAFVNDFQITKNTNLSKGEKARLFVAQIDNLETSLCLITPPQVNFLLNGTAVGKRNIELMDLGPQLPTPVSQMLKFGMNLLQAVGQFNGNYIIAVAYMSEISTSVEATLPDYEQPPVSSVDPDSEIIEGPSRISLNCPISFRRFKTPVKGNSCKHLQCFDFENYVDINSRRPSWRSL encoded by the exons ATGCTAGCACATGTCATGGTCCTTATGATTTCTGTCAAG AATGCTTGTCAGAGCGGGTGGTTTACAGAGAAAGATACCGAAGAACTTTCTAATCTTGCAAATGAG ATTTCTAGCAGCTTCTGCAGTACATTAGATTTTAAAACTGAACCAAGCAGTTCTCTGACAATTATTTCGACAATAATGTCAAG ATTTTATCCACGGCTGAAAATGGGTCAGATAATTTGTTTCCTCGAAGCCAAG CCTGGATTTGGTGCCTTCGTGAATGATTTCCAAATAACGAAGAATACAAATCTTTCTAAAGGAGAGAAAGCA AGATTATTTGTTGCACAAATAGATAATCTGGAGACCTCACTATGTCTTATAACGCCTCCTCAAGTGAA CTTTCTCCTAAATGGGACGGCAGTGGGAAAGAGGAATATTGAGTTAATG GACCTTGGACCTCAGCTTCCAACTCCTGTATCTCAAATGCTTAAATTTGGAATGAATCTTCTTCAAGCTGTGGGCCAATTTAACG GAAATTATATCATAGCTGTTGCCTACATGAGTGAGATCTCTACCTCTGTCGAGGCCACACTCCCTGATTATGAGCAGCCTCCTGTTTCTTCCGTTGATCCAG ATTCTGAGATTATTGAGGGGCCATCAAGAATTTCTCTGAATTGCCCCATAAG CTTCAGACGTTTTAAAACTCCAGTGAAAGGAAATTCCTGCAAACATCTTCAG TGTTTTGACTTTGAAAACTATGTCGACATAAATTCAAGGAGACCATCGTGGCGCTCATTGTAA